In Iodobacter fluviatilis, one DNA window encodes the following:
- the purU gene encoding formyltetrahydrofolate deformylase: MNTATLLISCPDRKGLSAAIANFLYTYNANIVHADQHQDETENLFLMRVEWDVTDFSLDMSAFAAAFQPIADRFQMTWSVALSACRPKVAIFVSKYDHCLVDLLHRHKSGELRCDIPLIISNHEDCRGLADYYGIPYHVIAVTKDNKAESEQAQRALLEACQIDLIVLARYMQVLSHEFTASYPQRVINIHHSFLPAFEGAKPYHRAFARGVKLIGATSHYVTEVLDDGPIIEQDVMRISHRDDIDMLIQKGRDLERMVLSRAVRAHLENRILVYAKKTVIFS; the protein is encoded by the coding sequence ATGAATACCGCAACACTACTCATTAGTTGTCCGGATCGAAAAGGTTTATCTGCTGCGATTGCCAATTTTCTGTATACCTATAACGCTAATATTGTTCACGCCGATCAGCATCAGGATGAGACAGAAAATCTCTTTCTGATGCGGGTGGAGTGGGATGTTACCGACTTTTCATTGGATATGAGCGCGTTCGCTGCCGCTTTTCAGCCTATTGCTGATCGTTTCCAGATGACATGGTCGGTGGCCTTATCGGCCTGCCGCCCTAAGGTGGCTATATTTGTTTCTAAATATGATCATTGTTTGGTTGATTTATTGCACCGGCATAAAAGTGGCGAATTGCGCTGCGATATACCGCTGATTATTTCTAATCATGAAGATTGCCGTGGTCTGGCAGATTACTATGGCATTCCTTATCATGTGATTGCCGTAACCAAAGACAATAAAGCCGAATCAGAACAGGCTCAGCGTGCATTACTGGAAGCCTGCCAGATTGATTTAATTGTGCTTGCCCGGTATATGCAGGTTTTAAGCCACGAATTTACCGCGTCTTATCCACAGCGTGTGATTAATATTCATCATTCATTTTTACCGGCATTTGAAGGAGCAAAGCCTTATCACCGCGCATTTGCTCGTGGCGTAAAGCTCATTGGTGCAACCAGCCATTACGTAACCGAGGTATTGGACGACGGCCCGATTATCGAACAAGATGTGATGCGTATTTCGCATCGTGATGATATTGATATGCTGATTCAAAAAGGCCGTGATTTAGAAAGAATGGTGCTTTCACGTGCAGTGCGGGCCCATCTTGAAAACCGGATTCTGGTTTATGCAAAGAAAACGGTGATTTTCTCTTAA
- the gspF gene encoding type II secretion system inner membrane protein GspF codes for MTAFRYRAVNEGGKAARGVIEAETSRLAKGLLRQQGLWVSELEEIASAGAKGERSLGTAKLSLLTRQLATLLDAGLPIEQALSVLIEQSEVEREKQLVAALRSEILAGSSLSQALTRHPRVFPELYRTIVSAGEESGKAAAVMQRLADYLESRASLASKVGLAFIYPAVVMFVSALVIVGLLTWVVPQMVTVFQSAKQTLPLLTRLLLWASQFVRDWGLVFFVLLAIASVAGWHALKKQALRRQFDAWRLKLPLIGRFERTANTAQLASTLAILVGSGVPLLNALQAVSGVLGSLPLRDAVAEAARQVREGMTLSRALAASKMFPPVLIHLIGSGEATGRLEHMLEKAAAQQTQELENRVSTFTGLLGPLMVLLMGGVVLVIVLAILLPVFEMNQLVK; via the coding sequence ATGACCGCTTTCCGCTACCGCGCTGTAAACGAGGGCGGGAAAGCTGCGCGTGGCGTGATCGAGGCGGAAACGTCGCGCTTAGCCAAGGGTTTGTTGCGTCAGCAGGGTTTGTGGGTTTCAGAGCTGGAAGAAATCGCCTCTGCCGGAGCAAAAGGTGAGCGTAGCTTAGGGACGGCAAAGCTCTCCTTGCTCACGCGCCAGCTGGCCACCTTGCTGGATGCTGGCTTACCTATTGAGCAGGCGCTTTCTGTTTTGATTGAGCAAAGTGAAGTCGAGCGCGAGAAGCAGCTGGTTGCTGCGCTGCGCAGCGAGATTCTGGCTGGCTCCTCGCTTTCTCAGGCGCTTACCCGCCATCCCCGAGTGTTTCCCGAGTTATATCGTACGATTGTTAGCGCGGGCGAGGAATCGGGCAAAGCAGCTGCGGTGATGCAGCGTCTGGCCGATTATCTTGAATCTCGTGCGTCTTTAGCTTCTAAAGTCGGGCTGGCCTTTATTTACCCTGCCGTGGTGATGTTTGTTTCTGCCTTGGTGATTGTTGGGCTTCTGACTTGGGTAGTGCCGCAGATGGTGACGGTATTTCAGAGTGCCAAGCAAACGCTGCCGCTGCTCACACGCCTTTTGCTTTGGGCCAGTCAGTTTGTACGTGATTGGGGGCTGGTTTTCTTTGTGCTACTGGCGATTGCCTCGGTAGCAGGCTGGCATGCCCTTAAAAAACAAGCGCTAAGACGGCAGTTTGATGCATGGCGTTTAAAGCTGCCCTTGATCGGCCGCTTTGAGCGTACCGCAAATACCGCGCAGTTGGCCTCTACACTGGCGATTCTGGTTGGGAGCGGTGTGCCACTTCTGAATGCTTTGCAGGCCGTGAGCGGTGTGCTGGGCAGCTTGCCCCTGCGCGATGCGGTGGCTGAAGCAGCCAGACAAGTGCGCGAAGGGATGACCTTGTCGCGTGCGCTGGCGGCCAGCAAAATGTTTCCGCCCGTGCTGATTCATTTAATTGGCAGCGGTGAGGCCACGGGGCGTCTTGAGCATATGCTGGAAAAAGCCGCGGCACAGCAAACGCAAGAATTAGAAAATCGCGTTTCGACCTTTACCGGGTTGCTTGGTCCACTGATGGTCCTGTTAATGGGCGGCGTGGTGCTTGTGATTGTATTGGCGATTTTATTGCCTGTTTTTGAAATGAATCAATTGGTTAAATAA
- the gspG gene encoding type II secretion system major pseudopilin GspG gives MKRRQGGFTLIEILVVITILAILGALVVPKIMNRPNEARVVAAKQDIRSVVQALKLYKLDNGRYPSTEQGLKALVEKPSAAPVPNNWKTGGYLEKLPKDPWGSDYLYLSPGIKGEIDVMSYGADGQQGGEGTDADIGSWDN, from the coding sequence ATGAAACGCAGGCAAGGCGGTTTTACGCTGATTGAAATTTTGGTGGTGATTACCATTCTGGCTATTTTGGGTGCTTTGGTGGTGCCTAAAATTATGAATCGCCCGAATGAGGCGCGCGTTGTGGCCGCTAAACAAGATATCCGTTCTGTGGTTCAGGCGCTCAAGCTTTATAAGCTTGATAATGGCCGTTACCCAAGCACCGAGCAGGGCTTAAAAGCGCTGGTAGAAAAGCCAAGTGCTGCACCTGTGCCAAATAACTGGAAAACCGGCGGTTACTTAGAAAAGCTACCTAAAGATCCATGGGGCAGTGATTATCTTTACCTCAGCCCGGGTATTAAGGGTGAAATTGATGTGATGAGCTATGGTGCAGATGGCCAGCAGGGTGGTGAAGGCACGGATGCTGATATTGGCTCCTGGGATAACTGA
- the gspH gene encoding type II secretion system minor pseudopilin GspH: MKAMVQRGFTLIEILVVLSIIGIIMGLAVVRLDLSDGQRVEREASRLASLFESARDEAITSGQAIAWSSDGLGYQFWLQDAQNNWQSIATHDLLNPRVLEEVRVESFAVNLREQRLGERLVFEPSGVNAPFRLQLRLNNSRLELQGDVMGRVEVHQADASAPAALPHA; the protein is encoded by the coding sequence ATGAAAGCGATGGTTCAGCGTGGCTTTACCCTGATCGAAATCCTTGTGGTGCTCAGTATTATCGGCATCATTATGGGCTTGGCCGTGGTTCGTCTGGATTTATCAGATGGGCAAAGGGTGGAGCGCGAGGCCAGCCGCCTAGCGTCTTTGTTTGAATCCGCCCGGGATGAAGCCATTACCAGCGGGCAGGCCATTGCATGGTCATCGGATGGCTTAGGGTATCAGTTCTGGTTGCAGGATGCACAAAACAACTGGCAGTCGATTGCTACGCACGATTTGCTTAACCCGCGTGTTTTAGAAGAAGTCCGGGTGGAAAGTTTTGCTGTTAATTTGCGTGAGCAGCGCTTGGGGGAACGTTTGGTGTTTGAGCCTTCAGGCGTAAACGCTCCCTTTCGCTTGCAGCTGCGCTTAAATAACAGCCGCTTAGAACTGCAGGGTGATGTGATGGGGCGGGTTGAAGTACACCAGGCAGATGCCTCGGCGCCGGCGGCCTTGCCTCATGCGTAA
- the gspI gene encoding type II secretion system minor pseudopilin GspI encodes MRKNAGFTLIEVLVALAVIAIAMGAAMKATLASTNNAIELKSRTAAGWVAQNRLNELAALGAWPDIGSTEGKESQAGMDFVWRVETGGSPNRSFRRIEIKVFSAGDDQHAAATLVSYLAHVPH; translated from the coding sequence ATGCGTAAAAATGCAGGTTTTACCCTGATTGAAGTGCTGGTTGCACTGGCTGTGATTGCCATTGCTATGGGGGCAGCGATGAAAGCGACCTTGGCAAGTACTAATAATGCGATCGAGCTAAAAAGCCGCACAGCAGCAGGCTGGGTGGCGCAAAACCGCTTAAACGAGCTGGCGGCCCTTGGTGCATGGCCCGATATTGGCTCGACTGAGGGTAAAGAATCTCAGGCCGGCATGGATTTTGTCTGGCGCGTAGAAACCGGCGGTTCCCCCAACCGCAGCTTTCGCCGTATCGAAATAAAAGTATTTTCTGCCGGTGATGATCAGCACGCGGCAGCGACCTTGGTAAGTTATCTTGCTCATGTTCCCCATTAA
- the gspJ gene encoding type II secretion system minor pseudopilin GspJ — protein sequence MFPIKVLKPRHAGFTLLEILIALAVFSVVTLISYKGLESVAQTRSALDAEAKRWRDLSLVFDRMEEDVSQAVDRPWRDQGGVEQAAMRGTNKPERKDDQPLELIRLDRNRDAFHVAYRLNNGRLELLLWNALDLGPREEPQVHTLLENIRGFEVNFLDASSMWKPSWPLAGNSKVPPRGVKIKLTLADDTTVERIYTLP from the coding sequence ATGTTCCCCATTAAAGTGCTTAAACCCCGGCACGCAGGCTTTACCCTGCTGGAAATCTTAATCGCGCTGGCCGTGTTTAGCGTGGTGACTTTGATTTCATATAAAGGCCTAGAGTCCGTGGCGCAAACGCGTTCTGCTCTGGATGCGGAGGCTAAGCGCTGGCGCGATTTGTCTTTGGTGTTTGATCGCATGGAAGAAGATGTGAGCCAAGCGGTTGATCGCCCTTGGCGGGATCAGGGCGGGGTAGAGCAGGCCGCAATGCGTGGCACGAATAAGCCGGAGCGTAAAGATGATCAGCCGCTGGAACTGATTCGCCTAGACCGTAATCGGGATGCTTTTCATGTGGCCTATCGCCTGAATAATGGGCGCTTAGAGCTGCTGTTATGGAATGCGCTTGATTTGGGGCCGCGTGAAGAGCCGCAGGTGCACACCCTGCTGGAAAATATCCGCGGATTTGAAGTGAACTTTTTAGATGCCTCTAGCATGTGGAAGCCCAGCTGGCCGCTCGCAGGCAATAGCAAAGTGCCGCCAAGGGGGGTGAAAATTAAGCTGACGCTCGCTGATGACACCACCGTAGAAAGGATATACACCCTGCCATGA
- the gspK gene encoding type II secretion system minor pseudopilin GspK, translated as MMRKQQGVAIITAVLTAALVTTLAVAIAWRQQLWFRQLENQFDLAEARGIARASINLARLTLRDDARNNQIDHQLEPWNIPIPAIPVETGKVGGRLLEQQGRFNLNNVVQNGVLNESAFAAFQRLLQTLGLPPDIANALVDWLDADNLTRYPGGAEDVEYLAMAEPYRAANRVLLDIQGLSRIRGFTPEVIARLEPLISVLPQATPVNVNFAGPEVLAAIIPGLPVSAAQGVVAKRSGKYFKSIEEFKLALPQALQATVSLDAISIESRYFISEVDAHFGRVNMSFQALLERKGDQIPRIVWLRRR; from the coding sequence ATGATGCGCAAACAACAAGGCGTTGCCATCATTACCGCCGTGCTGACCGCCGCGTTGGTCACCACCTTGGCGGTGGCCATTGCATGGCGGCAGCAGCTATGGTTCCGGCAACTGGAAAATCAGTTTGATCTGGCCGAGGCACGCGGCATTGCCCGCGCTTCAATTAACCTAGCAAGGCTCACCCTGCGAGATGACGCCCGCAATAATCAGATTGATCATCAGCTTGAGCCATGGAATATCCCGATTCCTGCGATTCCAGTTGAAACCGGCAAGGTGGGTGGGCGTTTATTAGAGCAGCAGGGGCGTTTTAATTTAAACAATGTGGTGCAAAACGGGGTATTGAATGAGTCCGCATTCGCGGCTTTTCAACGCCTTTTGCAAACGCTGGGGCTGCCGCCGGATATCGCCAATGCGCTGGTCGACTGGCTGGATGCGGATAATCTGACCCGCTATCCGGGCGGTGCAGAAGATGTTGAATATCTGGCGATGGCCGAGCCCTACCGAGCAGCAAACCGCGTTTTACTGGATATTCAGGGTTTGTCCCGTATTCGCGGCTTTACACCCGAAGTGATCGCCAGGCTTGAACCCCTGATCAGTGTTTTACCGCAGGCAACCCCTGTGAATGTCAATTTTGCCGGGCCGGAAGTATTGGCGGCGATTATTCCGGGCCTGCCGGTGTCTGCAGCGCAAGGTGTTGTAGCCAAACGCTCAGGTAAGTATTTTAAAAGCATTGAAGAATTCAAACTGGCCTTGCCCCAAGCCTTGCAAGCCACCGTATCTCTGGATGCCATCTCTATAGAAAGCCGTTATTTTATCAGTGAAGTGGACGCGCATTTTGGCCGGGTTAATATGAGCTTTCAAGCGCTGCTGGAGCGTAAAGGCGATCAAATCCCAAGGATTGTCTGGCTGAGAAGGCGTTAG
- a CDS encoding ImmA/IrrE family metallo-endopeptidase — MKEKINTTQIGDKLEDQIFNYFKEKIDSDSFYVKRTNCQIFKKKGYYSKDRGSNIIFDISIEIFYSDPDCYTSLILIECKNYSHNVPVDDTEEFFAKVQQVGPANSKAIIVSTAAFQSGAQNFARSKGMGLVRYFPSNEIKWILHRTPSQLITQKSIDITQNILSHSNNRSQFFNFYIQTPLRLTTALCDLIEDLTIDSSLAHEQTHNATKKVRIQNNSIHYITKDVLEEKCTKILNHINYYNGEVSLEKICLLEEDNSNLKVHIYDESSPISDSILGQITFSPPEIKIYKKSCNNHGQLRFTLAHELAHHLLEHKQYMLSETCEENDFSTNNSCISDDEIERLEFQANHFAACLLMPQKNIVNDFYKLIEHIGVKNKGFGMLYVDDQQCNIKNYNFITNALANKYGVSQAAVSIRLKSLQLLFDKRFQ, encoded by the coding sequence ATGAAAGAAAAAATAAATACAACGCAAATTGGAGACAAACTAGAAGACCAAATCTTTAATTATTTTAAAGAAAAAATTGACTCGGACAGTTTTTACGTAAAACGAACCAACTGCCAGATTTTTAAAAAGAAAGGTTACTATTCGAAAGACCGTGGAAGCAATATTATTTTCGATATCTCTATAGAGATTTTTTATTCCGATCCAGATTGCTATACATCACTTATATTAATCGAATGCAAAAACTACTCTCACAACGTACCTGTCGATGATACTGAAGAGTTTTTTGCCAAAGTACAACAAGTTGGCCCAGCAAATAGTAAAGCAATAATAGTAAGTACTGCCGCATTCCAATCTGGCGCTCAAAATTTCGCAAGGTCAAAAGGGATGGGCCTAGTAAGATACTTCCCTTCAAATGAAATAAAATGGATACTTCACCGCACACCATCTCAACTCATCACTCAAAAATCAATTGATATAACACAGAATATATTATCCCACTCAAACAATAGAAGCCAATTCTTTAATTTTTACATACAAACCCCGTTAAGACTAACAACAGCACTGTGCGATTTGATTGAAGATTTAACAATCGACTCATCACTTGCTCATGAACAAACTCATAACGCTACGAAAAAAGTACGGATTCAAAACAATTCAATTCATTACATAACAAAAGATGTATTAGAAGAAAAATGCACAAAGATTCTAAATCATATCAACTACTACAATGGGGAGGTATCGCTTGAAAAAATATGCCTCCTAGAAGAAGACAACTCAAATTTAAAAGTACACATCTATGATGAATCCTCGCCAATATCCGACTCAATCTTAGGCCAGATAACATTCTCACCACCTGAAATAAAAATATACAAGAAGTCCTGTAATAACCATGGTCAACTGCGATTCACACTCGCCCATGAGTTGGCACATCATTTACTAGAACACAAACAATACATGCTCAGTGAAACGTGTGAAGAAAATGATTTCTCTACGAATAACTCATGCATTAGTGATGATGAAATAGAACGTTTGGAATTTCAAGCAAACCACTTTGCAGCATGTTTACTAATGCCACAAAAAAACATAGTGAATGATTTTTATAAATTAATTGAGCACATAGGCGTGAAAAACAAGGGATTCGGCATGCTCTATGTAGACGACCAACAATGCAATATAAAAAATTACAACTTCATTACCAATGCATTAGCAAATAAATACGGAGTATCACAAGCGGCCGTTTCTATTCGCTTAAAAAGTCTTCAGCTGCTTTTCGACAAAAGATTTCAATAG
- a CDS encoding sensor histidine kinase yields the protein MLWLAGAFLSYNVARHYTNMAIDDSLLQTARSIGRQIKPQDNGLIIDFPHALQLLLDDDSDERLFYTVSLNTGGIIFSNSELPALQSHLKPDNQIVFYDARLQNESLRIVSLYFPVEITQQKKWMHVQVGKSTEARSQLSKEILIAIAAPLALLIFAMSFLVWWGINRGLRPLARLQRRVEEHSGQDPSPLQLDNEPEEVGALTSALNQLLSSTNESVARQRRFIADAAHQLRTPLAGLKSQTELAMRETTPEGLSNRLTMVHTSANRSIHLVNQLLTLARSEPDSAKGMPRVPLDLAKLIRELTAECVPRALAAGMDLGCDTDISEAPMHGNSALLRELFTNLIENAIKYIPRGCNITARLSIEGEHYVVEVEDDGAGIPDSDKERVFERFYRREQTGNGCGLGMAIVKEITERHRGSIRLLDAQPHGLIVRVLLPIKAE from the coding sequence GTGCTTTGGCTTGCCGGTGCATTCTTAAGTTATAACGTGGCCCGGCATTATACCAATATGGCGATCGACGATAGCCTGCTGCAAACAGCACGCTCGATTGGCCGGCAAATCAAGCCCCAAGACAATGGGCTGATTATTGATTTTCCCCATGCTCTTCAGCTTTTACTGGATGACGACTCAGACGAGCGCCTGTTTTATACGGTATCGCTCAATACAGGCGGCATTATTTTCAGTAATAGCGAGCTGCCCGCACTACAAAGCCATTTAAAGCCCGACAATCAGATTGTTTTTTATGATGCCCGCCTTCAAAACGAATCGCTGCGCATTGTTTCGCTCTATTTTCCTGTAGAAATTACCCAGCAAAAAAAATGGATGCATGTGCAGGTGGGCAAAAGCACCGAAGCACGCAGCCAGCTTTCTAAAGAAATCCTGATTGCCATTGCCGCGCCACTGGCCCTCCTGATTTTTGCCATGAGTTTTCTGGTTTGGTGGGGTATAAACCGTGGCCTGCGCCCCTTAGCCCGCCTGCAGCGCCGGGTTGAAGAACACTCAGGCCAAGACCCATCCCCTCTGCAGCTAGATAATGAACCTGAAGAAGTGGGCGCACTCACTTCGGCACTGAATCAGTTATTAAGCAGCACCAATGAAAGTGTGGCCAGACAACGCCGTTTTATTGCCGATGCTGCACATCAGCTCCGCACCCCGCTCGCCGGCTTAAAATCGCAAACCGAGCTGGCCATGCGCGAAACCACGCCAGAAGGGCTAAGCAACCGCCTGACCATGGTGCACACCAGCGCCAATCGCAGCATTCACCTTGTTAATCAGCTCCTGACCCTTGCCAGATCCGAGCCGGACAGTGCAAAGGGCATGCCGCGCGTTCCGCTTGATTTGGCCAAACTGATACGCGAGCTGACGGCTGAATGTGTGCCACGCGCCTTGGCTGCCGGAATGGATCTGGGCTGTGACACCGATATATCCGAAGCGCCCATGCACGGCAACTCTGCCCTGCTGCGCGAGCTGTTTACCAATCTGATCGAAAACGCCATTAAATACATCCCACGCGGCTGTAATATCACCGCCCGCCTGAGTATCGAAGGCGAGCATTACGTGGTTGAAGTAGAAGACGATGGCGCAGGGATTCCAGACAGCGACAAAGAGCGCGTGTTCGAGCGCTTTTATCGCCGCGAACAAACAGGTAATGGCTGCGGACTAGGGATGGCCATTGTTAAAGAAATCACCGAAAGGCATCGTGGCAGCATCCGCTTACTTGATGCCCAGCCACACGGGCTGATTGTGCGGGTTCTGCTGCCAATTAAAGCGGAATAA
- a CDS encoding response regulator transcription factor — protein MSTKLFLAEDDLILADALKTSLSQADFQVDCVNDGALALQILLHNDYEVVVLDVGLPNMDGLQVLKNVRQHKPSLPILILTALDGLEDRVAGLDAGADDYLAKPFEFSELEARLRALLRRSKILPQSVQQLGNLRLDRAGQRAWCNDTPLDLSARELTVLEILMSNIDRVVTKEQIVGELGSENAEVGLNAIEVYVHRLRKKLDPCGVVIRTIRGLGYLLEKQPSQAQDVEG, from the coding sequence ATGAGCACAAAGCTCTTTCTCGCTGAAGACGACCTAATTCTCGCTGACGCTCTGAAAACCAGCCTGTCTCAGGCTGACTTTCAAGTTGATTGTGTTAACGATGGCGCTCTAGCCTTACAAATTTTACTGCACAATGACTACGAAGTTGTGGTGTTGGACGTTGGCCTGCCAAACATGGACGGCCTGCAAGTTTTAAAAAACGTCCGTCAGCATAAACCTTCCCTGCCTATCCTGATCCTGACGGCTCTTGATGGCCTGGAAGATCGCGTAGCCGGCTTAGATGCAGGTGCCGATGATTATCTTGCTAAGCCTTTCGAGTTCTCCGAACTTGAAGCGCGTTTGCGTGCCCTGCTTCGCCGCAGCAAAATCCTACCGCAGTCCGTGCAGCAACTGGGCAATCTGCGTTTGGATCGCGCTGGCCAGCGTGCATGGTGCAATGACACACCGCTTGATTTGTCTGCGCGTGAACTCACTGTATTGGAAATCTTAATGTCCAATATTGATCGAGTGGTCACCAAAGAACAAATCGTGGGTGAGCTGGGCTCAGAAAATGCTGAAGTAGGCCTGAATGCCATCGAAGTTTACGTACACCGCCTCCGCAAGAAGCTAGATCCTTGCGGCGTAGTGATCCGTACGATTCGTGGCCTTGGCTATTTACTTGAGAAGCAACCTAGTCAAGCGCAGGATGTTGAGGGGTAA
- the hemH gene encoding ferrochelatase — translation MSSFLPEPPFRHDQASRIGVLLVNLGTPEAPVPAAIRPYLRQFLSDPRVVEIPRLVWLTILNAFILPFRPKKTAAKYASVWMSEGSPLKVWTTKQAKLLKGWLGEQGHPEVLVDYAMRYGQPSIAAQMNKLKAAGCEKLLVLPLYPQYSASTSATVIDEVGRILATYRNQPALRTVRSFHDDEGYIKALAGQVRAYWQTKGRGDHLLMSFHGVPRYTLDKGDPYHCYCRKTGRLLAEELDLAESEYTVAFQSRFGRAEWLQPYVTATIKQLGKAGTGRLDVVCPGFVADCLETLEEIAIEGKQDYLQAGGKDYHFIPCLNDSPLWIDALTALTKKELSGWLLTDNTAIDNTQQCTLSRARALGAQN, via the coding sequence ATGTCTTCATTTCTGCCTGAACCACCATTTCGCCATGATCAAGCCAGCAGGATCGGCGTACTGCTAGTCAATCTTGGCACCCCCGAGGCACCTGTACCCGCAGCGATTCGCCCCTATTTACGCCAGTTTCTGTCTGACCCCCGCGTGGTAGAAATACCAAGACTGGTGTGGTTGACCATTCTGAATGCCTTTATTTTGCCTTTTCGCCCCAAAAAAACGGCTGCAAAATACGCAAGTGTATGGATGAGCGAAGGATCACCCCTAAAAGTCTGGACAACAAAACAGGCTAAGCTTTTAAAAGGCTGGCTGGGCGAGCAAGGCCACCCAGAGGTTTTGGTCGACTATGCCATGCGTTATGGGCAGCCTTCAATTGCAGCGCAGATGAACAAACTGAAAGCTGCAGGATGTGAAAAATTACTAGTCCTGCCGCTCTACCCCCAATATTCAGCCAGCACCAGCGCCACTGTCATTGATGAAGTGGGCCGGATACTCGCCACCTACCGCAACCAGCCCGCGCTGCGGACTGTGCGCAGCTTTCATGATGACGAAGGCTATATTAAAGCGCTGGCAGGGCAGGTTCGCGCTTACTGGCAAACCAAAGGACGCGGCGACCATTTGCTGATGAGCTTTCACGGCGTGCCGCGCTACACTCTGGACAAGGGCGATCCTTACCACTGTTATTGCCGCAAAACCGGCCGCTTGTTGGCAGAAGAGTTGGACCTTGCCGAATCTGAATACACCGTGGCCTTTCAATCCCGCTTTGGCCGCGCCGAATGGCTGCAACCTTATGTAACAGCCACCATAAAGCAACTGGGCAAGGCAGGTACAGGCAGGCTGGATGTAGTCTGCCCCGGCTTTGTAGCTGACTGCTTAGAAACACTTGAAGAAATAGCCATCGAAGGAAAACAAGACTATTTACAGGCCGGTGGTAAGGACTACCACTTCATCCCCTGCCTGAATGATTCCCCTCTTTGGATAGATGCTTTAACCGCGCTGACAAAAAAAGAGCTTTCTGGCTGGCTACTTACTGACAACACTGCTATAGACAATACACAACAATGCACATTGAGCAGGGCCCGGGCTTTAGGTGCACAAAATTAA